The Nitrososphaerales archaeon genomic interval GTTTGAAAGGAACTTTTACTTCATAGTGTATGAGAAGGACTCTGGCATAGGGGCTTTTGAGATGCTTGTATGGAAGGATACAGGAATGATGGCTGGCATAATGCATCCTGAACCAGGACCAAATATGATGTGGAATACAAAGTATGGTATGATGTTAGTACAGGCAACACCACAAATGACAGTAACAAGTGATAGAGCTAGATCGTTAGCTCAAATGTATCTAGATCTTAACCTCCCGGGAACCACGGTGGAAGACGTCGATCAGTTCTATGGATACTATACTGTGCATGCAGAAAAAGACGGAAAAATATCTGGGATGCTTAGCATAAATGGATTCACTGGACAGGTATGGTATCACTGGTGGCATGGGGCATTTATTCAGGAGCTTGAAGATTGACGAAAAATGATTCATTTGATTACACGGTGGAGACAAGTAAGGACGTAGATGTTGTTGTAAATGATCTTAGAGATACCTTAAAGGAAAAAGGCTTTGGTGTAATGAGCGTGCTGGATTTCAAAGCAATACTAAAGGAGAAAGGGTTTGAACTCAAGAATGAATATAGGTTGCTGGAAGTTTGCAATCCAAATGCAGCCAAATCGGCTCTTGAAACGGATCTAAAGGTTGGTCTGCTGCTGCCATGCACTATTGCAGTGTACAAGGAATATGGTAGAACCAAGGTTAGTTTGCTGAAACCAACTAAACTACTTGAAATTCTCCCGCATGAAAAGCTGAAATCGTTAGGAGAGGAAATGGAGCCGAAATTAAAGGAAGCCATCCAAACAGCCTCTACAAAACACGGAAATTGATGCCATCTTTAGTTGTAAACAAGTTCTTTAGCAGCGAGTTGAATCGGCCACACATACAATCATATTTTCAACATTGGTAATTATATCTCGCAGTTAACATCTCTCATGTTCCGAGACAAGTTCAATTTCCCTTTCAGATAGATGTCTAGCGATCTATATGAATACACAAAATTAAACGCTAGATCCCTATTCTAATACAAACTAAATTTGTTTCACATGAATATTACTAATGGTTTCAAAAGGTCTTTGGTGACAAAAATTACACTACCTAAACTTACAGTTTGGACAATAGTTTTGATCAATTCGTTATACTTCAATCTCTTTTTCATGGCTAATGTAACAAGAATAGGCTTACTGCGGGTAACGTCTGCCTTGCGCTTAAAGGTTAACTTCCTAAGATCATTCAATGAGAGTCCACACCACTCCGCAACAGCGCCATCAACAGCAACAAGTTTTAGGAGATAATCTTCTATAGAGTGTCGTTTAATTCCAAGCTGGTGCAGATCTCTGTCATTGATAAGGCCCGCTGGCACAATGTCAACAGTGGCTCCAGAAGATACATGGATTATGCCATTCTTCATCTTGCATTTCAATTTCCTATTACTTTGAATGAGGTTGATGCATTCTTGAAAGCTGGGTTTGGTTTTTACGAGATCGACGTCCCTAAAAGCTATTATTCGATAATCATTAACTACCAGATCTTTTATTATGCGGTTATGTGATTGCCTTGTTCCGTATACTACAGCAAAACCAAGATCCTACATGTTTGCAAGACCAATTTTCCGTAAAAGAGCATTGATCATAGTTTCGTCAGATAAGCCCTCAAGAATAACAAATCCCGATCCATATCTTGGCTTTACGTTAATTTCCTTATCAGCTTTAACTTTGATCATAACATTATTGCAAAATAGACGTTAATAATCTGAGCATCTATTCTAGCAAATTCATTTTTAAATACATGCCAAAGTTATGTAAGACAGATTGCATGAGCTCTAGGACGATACAAATTCTTCTCCTACCAGTTGGCGGCGTGCCTTCTGATGTACCGGAATTTCTTGCAAAGATGTTGCCAGATCGGTTTAACAATTCTAGGTTTACTACCGCACATGCCATTGACATACCTATAAATGCATTTGACCATGCTAGAAATCAATACATCTCACCCATTATACTGGATTGGGTTGAGAAAACCTATGATAGACATTATCACAAAGTATTAGCTATATGCGACGTTGATGCCTATTCGGGGAACTTGAACTTTGTTTTCGGCGAGGCACGACTTGACGGTAGGATAGCATCGATCTACATTTCAAGGTTAAGACAAGAATTCTACGGAATAAAGGCAGAAAAGACGCTGTTCATGGAGAGAACGCTCAAGGAAGCGACGCATGAATTAGGACATCTATTCGGCTTGTCCCATTGCTCAAACCGCGCATGTGTGATGTACTTTAGCAATTCTCTAGGCGATACGGATAGAAAGAGCAGCGAATTCTGTTCCAGATGCAAATTCGAGATTCAACGCTGTTAACCTGATCGGCATCTTTTAGCTCTTACATGTTACTTGTTCCTATTGTTTGATGATCAATTTAGAGCCGAACTAATTTACTTTCTTAATCAGAAATCAACTTGCAACATTTACAACGGTCTTCTCACCCCATAAATGGTTCAACAAACACATCCTCTTCATTGATATCTATTGGTCAGATTATCATTATCAGATATGAAAATCAGCTTTGATAATGGTAAATCGGTTTAATTACTTTGCGTGTTAATCTTTCATGAAGATGACCTGCTTGCAATGAAGAGATCGCTAGCACTTGGTCGAATAATGGGTATAGAGATAAAGTTTCACTACAGCTGGTTCTTCGTGTTCGCCCTTGTGGTCATCTCCTTGGCTCTTGGATACATGCCACATCAATATCCGAATCTAAGCCATGATACGTACTGGGCAATTGGTCTGGTTTCTGCGGCTGTCCTGTTCAGTTCTGTAATGTTCCATGAGTTATCTCATTCTTACGAGGCAATCAAGAAGTGTATACGCATACCAAGCATAGTGTTATTCTTTTTTGGGGGAGTAGCACAGATGGCTGAAGAGCCACGCAAACCAGACGATGAAATCAAAGTTGCAATAGCTGGTCCGTTGTTCCGCTTTGCAGTTGGCGGTATGCTATTGTCTCTATGGTATTTTGCTGAATTCTTAAGTTTAGGTATAGAAATTTCTGCTATACTGCGATATGGCGGCACCATAAACCTGATTCTTGGCAGCTTCAACATGATTCCAGCCTTCCCATTAGATGGAGGTAGGGTACTTAGGGGTACATTGTGGAGAAGGAGCGGAGACTTGATGAAGGCAACGGCTTCTGCTGTAAGAGTTAGTATGGTTTTTGCCTACGCTCTTATCATCGGCAGCTTCCCTGTCATCTTGCTTGCACGTGACGCTTCTGGGTTCTGGCTTTTCTTGGTTGGCATGTTTCTGAAATCTGCTGCAGAAAGTAGCATGCAACAGATGCTACTTAAACACAGGCTTGAGGGAGTAAGTGCAGGGGAGATCGCTCTGCCCGCGGCAACGATTGCCCCTTAAACTACCCTTAAGGAATTCTATGAAGTTCATGAAACAACCAGACAGAGGCATTTTCCAGTAGTTGATAATGCAACTCTATTGGGAATCTTTGATAGAAAGGATATCAAGAAGGTTCCAAGGAAACAATGGCCACTCATTTCAATCAAAGAAATGATGCATTCATTGGAGGGGTATATACTTATTACTCCTGAAATGCCAGCAATTGATATACCATCTAAAATGGCAGAAATGGGGATGTCAGGGGTTTTCGTTATTTCCAATAACAAGTTTTTTGGTACAATCACTTACCATTATCTGGTTAGATTTGCATATACTAGATATTCCTTTAGGTCCTGAAATACACCATGTTCTGTGCTAGCTGCTAGCAGTATCTAAGACGCATTTCAGCACACAACCGAATAATATGTGCCGATCTTTACCTGACCACAAGTACAGAACAGGGAGCGTATGCTGCCACACCATTTGTGACACTGCCCAAAAGGGATTCCCTGAAACCCGTTCTATCCCTCGCACCTAATACTATAAGATCAATATTATTTCTAGATGCGAAATTTACTATGGTACCTACAATAGACAGAATGGCTTTTATCGTCTTACCTGGGATCCTAATATCTTTCTTCTTACCCTCTGCTATTATACGATTGAACCACTAAGCAGCTTCTCTAACAGCCTCACTGCATACCTTCTTCTCCGATCTGTGCAGGGGAGCATAC includes:
- a CDS encoding site-2 protease family protein, whose product is MLIFHEDDLLAMKRSLALGRIMGIEIKFHYSWFFVFALVVISLALGYMPHQYPNLSHDTYWAIGLVSAAVLFSSVMFHELSHSYEAIKKCIRIPSIVLFFFGGVAQMAEEPRKPDDEIKVAIAGPLFRFAVGGMLLSLWYFAEFLSLGIEISAILRYGGTINLILGSFNMIPAFPLDGGRVLRGTLWRRSGDLMKATASAVRVSMVFAYALIIGSFPVILLARDASGFWLFLVGMFLKSAAESSMQQMLLKHRLEGVSAGEIALPAATIAP
- a CDS encoding DUF302 domain-containing protein — protein: MTKNDSFDYTVETSKDVDVVVNDLRDTLKEKGFGVMSVLDFKAILKEKGFELKNEYRLLEVCNPNAAKSALETDLKVGLLLPCTIAVYKEYGRTKVSLLKPTKLLEILPHEKLKSLGEEMEPKLKEAIQTASTKHGN
- a CDS encoding archaemetzincin family Zn-dependent metalloprotease; translated protein: MSSRTIQILLLPVGGVPSDVPEFLAKMLPDRFNNSRFTTAHAIDIPINAFDHARNQYISPIILDWVEKTYDRHYHKVLAICDVDAYSGNLNFVFGEARLDGRIASIYISRLRQEFYGIKAEKTLFMERTLKEATHELGHLFGLSHCSNRACVMYFSNSLGDTDRKSSEFCSRCKFEIQRC